From one Campylobacter suis genomic stretch:
- a CDS encoding protein-L-isoaspartate(D-aspartate) O-methyltransferase — protein MTQSEQIKCQNLADEIADEVQISQALYNAIATTEREIFVPISAHAYSVNAHPIEGGQWISSPLSVAKMTKALECEDVDNVLEVGCGSGYQAAILSKLAHRVFSVERIQKLATEAKKRFESLGVKNVHVRFDDGNLGWAKYAPYERIILSCGCESVPDRLFSQLKVGGILVAPVGKANQQNIVKFTKLADGDIKEEIFDECLFVPLLAGTE, from the coding sequence ATGACACAATCAGAGCAGATAAAATGCCAAAATTTGGCTGATGAGATAGCTGATGAGGTTCAAATTTCACAGGCTTTGTATAATGCTATAGCCACAACGGAGCGTGAAATTTTTGTTCCCATAAGCGCGCACGCGTATTCAGTAAATGCCCATCCTATTGAGGGCGGACAGTGGATAAGCTCCCCTTTAAGCGTTGCAAAGATGACAAAGGCTTTGGAGTGTGAGGATGTTGATAATGTCCTTGAAGTTGGTTGCGGAAGCGGATATCAAGCGGCTATATTATCAAAGCTTGCGCACCGTGTTTTTAGTGTCGAGCGTATTCAAAAGCTAGCTACGGAGGCAAAAAAACGCTTTGAGAGTTTGGGTGTAAAAAATGTTCATGTGAGATTTGACGATGGAAATTTGGGCTGGGCTAAATATGCACCATACGAGCGTATTATCCTTAGTTGTGGGTGTGAAAGTGTGCCAGATAGACTTTTTTCACAGCTTAAGGTGGGCGGAATTTTGGTTGCTCCAGTAGGCAAGGCAAACCAGCAAAATATCGTAAAATTTACAAAGCTAGCAGACGGTGATATAAAAGAAGAGATCTTTGATGAGTGCCTTTTTGTGCCGTTATTGGCTGGGACTGAGTGA
- a CDS encoding carbon-nitrogen hydrolase family protein, translating to MNLIPITLSSPTTQTRKAELLQKISAAPNDSLILASELCVSGYDFDGFFANQNQAMMSGAIGSFDAVMIENIQDALSTDKFLGFTHLSSQNPANGLANITILQNNKIEIYNEFILLNSENIVYSQKKSKLFTPNFEQDKFLAGESADIKAFDFLGLKVGVLICFEIRFSELWARLKGCDVVLVPAMWGGSRADDFKALCKALAIINNCYVVASSSLDLEFAGVFLPDAEFKKETKFEIEKIKDIKKKLGLI from the coding sequence ATGAATCTAATCCCAATAACACTAAGCTCGCCAACAACGCAAACCAGAAAAGCCGAGCTTTTGCAAAAAATTTCAGCCGCACCAAATGACTCGCTTATCTTAGCTAGTGAGCTTTGTGTTAGCGGATATGATTTTGATGGATTTTTTGCCAATCAAAATCAAGCAATGATGAGCGGTGCTATCGGGTCATTTGATGCAGTTATGATAGAAAATATCCAAGATGCGCTAAGCACGGATAAATTTTTAGGTTTTACTCACCTAAGCAGTCAAAATCCTGCAAACGGACTTGCAAATATCACAATACTGCAAAATAATAAGATAGAAATTTATAATGAATTTATATTGCTAAATAGCGAAAATATCGTTTATTCTCAAAAAAAATCAAAGCTTTTTACACCAAATTTTGAGCAAGATAAATTCCTAGCAGGAGAGAGTGCGGATATAAAAGCATTTGATTTTTTGGGCTTAAAAGTTGGAGTTTTGATTTGCTTTGAGATTAGATTTAGCGAGCTATGGGCAAGGCTAAAAGGCTGTGATGTCGTGCTAGTGCCTGCTATGTGGGGTGGTAGTAGAGCTGATGATTTTAAGGCACTTTGCAAGGCCTTAGCTATCATAAATAACTGCTATGTTGTTGCTTCAAGTTCGCTTGATTTGGAGTTTGCTGGGGTATTTTTGCCAGATGCAGAGTTTAAAAAAGAGACAAAGTTTGAGATAGAAAAGATAAAAGATATAAAGAAAAAGTTAGGATTAATATAA
- a CDS encoding gamma-glutamylcyclotransferase family protein, which yields MMTFKIFTYGSLLNLASLSRTLARNIDKSELMPVKLKGYAVSWGYLAALSFDEQSLNGVFLTLSLDQDKSALGAIFCVNESEFENLKKRESGYDILKISAKNFTPLDTNLNLNQNDEVFAFGTLTPREISGVIPQKYLDMLKTAIQSFDENFKTQYIKNVLCDLPFEVKQGEYSFQNSTQNAYAKGKF from the coding sequence TTGATGACTTTTAAAATTTTCACTTATGGCTCGCTTTTAAATCTTGCGAGCCTTTCACGCACACTTGCTAGAAATATCGACAAAAGTGAGCTTATGCCAGTCAAGCTTAAAGGATATGCTGTTTCTTGGGGTTATCTTGCTGCGTTAAGTTTTGATGAGCAAAGCTTAAATGGAGTGTTTTTAACCCTAAGTCTAGATCAAGATAAAAGTGCTTTGGGTGCGATATTTTGCGTAAATGAAAGCGAGTTTGAAAATTTAAAAAAACGAGAGAGTGGATATGATATTTTAAAAATTTCTGCAAAAAATTTCACACCACTTGATACAAATCTAAACCTAAATCAAAACGATGAAGTTTTTGCGTTTGGCACGCTTACTCCGCGTGAAATCTCAGGCGTAATCCCACAAAAATACCTAGATATGCTAAAAACAGCCATACAAAGCTTTGATGAAAATTTTAAAACACAATACATTAAAAATGTGCTTTGCGATCTGCCATTTGAGGTAAAACAGGGCGAGTATAGCTTTCAAAACTCAACGCAAAACGCCTATGCAAAAGGCAAATTTTGA
- a CDS encoding ribonucleotide-diphosphate reductase subunit beta encodes MDRKRIYNPSSNESLTDRRVFNGNPHGILNFTKAKYQWALKLWDLMEANTWFPKEVDTTDDVRCYAHELTQAEKRMYDLVWSQLISMDSFQTNNLADNINPYITAPEINAVLSRQAYEEANHSKSYAVMVEAICDNTDLIYEMEKHDDVLREKNDYISSVYAELAGEVTDEKLLLAMVANQILEGVYFYSGFTAIYSLARAGKMLGSAQMIRFIQRDEITHLLLFQNMINSVRTERPDLFTPEMEAKIYDMFEKAGALEIKWGKYITQNQIMGFTDDIIEQYIHYLIDQRLVAIGLKRRYNVAHPIKWVDDFSKFNDQKSNFFEAKVTNYSKGSISFDDF; translated from the coding sequence ATGGATAGAAAAAGAATTTACAACCCTAGCTCAAACGAAAGTTTGACCGATCGACGAGTTTTTAACGGCAATCCACATGGGATTTTAAACTTTACAAAAGCAAAATATCAGTGGGCTTTGAAACTTTGGGATTTGATGGAGGCAAACACTTGGTTTCCAAAAGAGGTCGATACCACCGATGATGTTCGCTGTTATGCGCACGAGCTTACACAGGCTGAAAAACGCATGTATGATCTAGTTTGGAGCCAGCTTATTTCTATGGATAGCTTTCAGACAAACAACCTAGCCGATAACATAAACCCCTACATAACAGCCCCTGAGATAAATGCTGTGCTAAGCCGCCAAGCTTATGAGGAGGCAAATCACTCAAAGTCTTATGCGGTAATGGTTGAGGCGATCTGTGATAACACCGATCTTATCTATGAGATGGAAAAGCACGATGATGTTTTACGCGAGAAAAACGACTACATTTCAAGCGTTTATGCCGAGCTTGCGGGAGAGGTAACAGATGAGAAGTTGCTTCTTGCTATGGTTGCAAATCAAATTTTAGAAGGTGTTTATTTTTATAGCGGATTTACGGCGATTTACTCGCTTGCAAGGGCTGGGAAGATGCTTGGTTCAGCTCAGATGATACGCTTTATCCAGCGTGATGAGATAACACATTTATTGCTATTTCAAAACATGATAAACTCTGTTCGCACCGAGAGACCTGATTTATTTACGCCTGAAATGGAAGCAAAAATTTATGATATGTTTGAAAAGGCTGGGGCTTTGGAGATAAAATGGGGAAAATACATAACTCAAAACCAAATAATGGGCTTTACAGATGATATAATCGAACAATACATCCACTACCTTATCGACCAACGCCTTGTTGCCATCGGTCTAAAACGCCGATATAATGTCGCCCATCCGATAAAATGGGTCGATGACTTTTCTAAATTTAATGATCAAAAAAGCAACTTTTTTGAAGCCAAAGTTACAAACTACTCAAAAGGTAGCATAAGTTTTGATGACTTTTAA
- a CDS encoding ribonuclease HII, with the protein MKICGIDEAGRGALAGPLVVAACVLNDEILGLNDSKKLTEKAREKLFEKIVKNSKFLIVYFSNSLVDELGLSECLRRALICFKYEFPDFSLLYDGNANYGTGVQTMIKADGKIVEVSAASILAKVSRDRLMHLFDKKFPGYGYAKHKGYGTSSHIKALELLGQNELTRKSFKLKAKERTLF; encoded by the coding sequence ATGAAAATTTGTGGCATAGATGAGGCTGGGCGAGGAGCTTTAGCTGGACCTTTAGTCGTGGCTGCATGTGTTTTAAATGATGAAATTTTAGGCTTAAATGACTCAAAAAAACTTACCGAGAAAGCTCGTGAAAAACTTTTTGAAAAGATAGTAAAAAATTCAAAATTTCTTATCGTTTATTTTTCAAATTCGCTTGTTGATGAGCTTGGACTTAGCGAGTGCTTACGCAGAGCACTCATATGTTTTAAGTACGAATTTCCAGACTTTAGCTTGCTTTATGACGGAAATGCAAACTATGGTACAGGCGTGCAAACAATGATAAAAGCCGATGGAAAGATTGTTGAGGTAAGTGCGGCTAGTATTTTAGCCAAGGTTAGTCGTGATAGGTTAATGCATCTTTTTGATAAGAAATTTCCAGGATACGGATACGCTAAACACAAGGGTTATGGGACAAGTTCGCATATTAAAGCACTTGAACTTCTAGGGCAAAATGAGCTTACTCGTAAGAGCTTTAAGCTAAAAGCAAAAGAGAGAACATTGTTTTAA
- the rpmI gene encoding 50S ribosomal protein L35, with protein MPKMKTVRGAAKRFKVGKNKIKRGSAFRSHILTKKSAGRKRDLRQPQYVDSTNVSAVKKMLGV; from the coding sequence ATGCCAAAGATGAAAACCGTTCGCGGTGCTGCTAAGCGTTTTAAAGTAGGCAAAAACAAGATAAAGCGTGGTTCAGCTTTTAGAAGCCACATCTTGACTAAAAAGTCTGCTGGACGCAAAAGAGACCTTCGCCAACCACAATATGTGGACAGCACAAATGTCTCAGCAGTAAAGAAAATGCTAGGCGTATAA
- the rplT gene encoding 50S ribosomal protein L20: MARVKTGVVRRRRHKKVLKLARGFFSGRRKHFRKAKEQLERSLVYAYRDRRQKKRDFRRLWIVRINAACRLNDISYSRFINGLNKAGIELDRKILADLAMNDANAFAALAKSAKDALK, translated from the coding sequence ATGGCAAGAGTAAAAACAGGCGTAGTTAGAAGAAGACGCCATAAAAAGGTTCTAAAGCTTGCACGCGGCTTTTTTAGCGGCAGACGCAAACACTTTAGAAAAGCTAAAGAGCAACTTGAAAGAAGTTTAGTCTATGCATACCGCGACAGACGCCAGAAAAAACGCGACTTCCGCCGCCTCTGGATCGTTCGTATAAACGCTGCTTGCAGACTAAATGACATTAGCTATTCACGCTTTATAAACGGTCTAAACAAGGCTGGTATAGAGCTTGATAGAAAAATTTTAGCTGACCTAGCTATGAATGACGCGAACGCATTTGCAGCACTTGCTAAGAGCGCAAAAGACGCTTTGAAATAA
- the coaE gene encoding dephospho-CoA kinase (Dephospho-CoA kinase (CoaE) performs the final step in coenzyme A biosynthesis.) has translation MTFFVKICLDFSEIWLKSQLKKADMFKNGFVVTGSIGSGKSTFVNLLKNAGFSVIDADLISHEMLENSQNEVIKKFGSHILQNGKISRKKLGAIVFNDKAKLKELEKILHPKISAKIAMQSEILEQQKKPFFVDIPLFFEGLGEKNFDKIIVVYAPENLLIERVMKRNDLDYETAQSRVQLQIDIEIKKQMADFVIDNSGDLENLKQQTQEFLKNIKENL, from the coding sequence TTGACCTTTTTTGTAAAAATTTGCCTTGATTTTAGCGAAATTTGGCTAAAATCGCAGTTAAAAAAGGCAGATATGTTTAAAAATGGTTTTGTAGTTACAGGTAGCATTGGCAGCGGGAAAAGCACATTTGTGAATTTGCTTAAAAATGCTGGATTTTCAGTTATAGATGCTGATTTGATCTCGCATGAAATGCTTGAAAATTCGCAAAATGAAGTCATTAAAAAATTCGGCTCTCATATTTTACAAAATGGAAAAATATCACGAAAAAAACTTGGAGCCATTGTATTTAATGACAAAGCAAAGCTAAAAGAGCTTGAAAAAATTTTACATCCAAAAATTTCTGCTAAAATCGCCATGCAAAGTGAAATTTTAGAACAGCAAAAAAAGCCATTTTTTGTTGATATTCCGCTATTTTTTGAGGGGCTTGGCGAGAAAAATTTTGATAAAATCATTGTCGTTTATGCTCCTGAGAATTTACTTATAGAACGAGTTATGAAGCGAAATGATCTTGACTATGAGACAGCACAGTCTCGCGTTCAGTTACAAATAGACATAGAGATAAAAAAACAAATGGCGGACTTTGTCATTGATAATAGTGGTGATTTGGAAAATTTAAAACAACAAACACAAGAATTTTTGAAAAATATAAAAGAAAATTTATGA
- the purM gene encoding phosphoribosylformylglycinamidine cyclo-ligase, which translates to MISYKDAGVDIDVGNEFVNAIKPHVKATSTPLVLGGIGSFSGAIKLPSGYKNPAILAATDGVGTKLRLAIDANKLDTVGEDLVAMCVNDLICNFATPLFFLDYYATAKLDIGSATTVVKGIANGCVKAKCALIGGETAEMPSMYEKGDFDLAGFAVGMAEQDEIDRTKFVSEGDILVALPSSGLHSNGYSLARKVVSEKGLKFDDMLGDERLIDLLLKPTRIYVSEFLALKDKINALAHITGGGLVENLPRVFPEGLGARIDKSAIKMPKIYKIFNGIVDESELYRTFNTGVGMVLVVSKENLDFVLKNSDGYAIGEVIKAKGVELV; encoded by the coding sequence ATGATAAGCTACAAAGATGCTGGTGTTGATATAGATGTAGGAAATGAGTTTGTAAATGCCATAAAACCGCATGTTAAAGCCACTTCTACGCCACTAGTTTTGGGCGGTATCGGCTCATTTTCAGGCGCCATAAAACTCCCAAGTGGATATAAAAATCCAGCGATCTTAGCTGCAACAGATGGAGTTGGAACAAAACTACGCCTGGCAATAGACGCTAACAAGCTTGACACTGTGGGCGAAGACTTAGTCGCAATGTGCGTAAATGACCTTATTTGCAACTTTGCCACACCGCTATTTTTTTTAGATTATTACGCTACGGCAAAGCTTGACATAGGCTCTGCAACAACGGTAGTAAAAGGTATCGCAAATGGCTGCGTAAAAGCAAAATGCGCCCTTATAGGCGGCGAAACAGCCGAGATGCCTTCTATGTATGAAAAAGGCGACTTTGACCTAGCTGGCTTTGCAGTGGGCATGGCAGAACAAGATGAGATAGACCGAACAAAATTTGTAAGTGAGGGCGATATTTTAGTAGCTTTGCCTTCGAGCGGACTGCATTCAAATGGCTACTCACTAGCGCGCAAAGTCGTGAGCGAAAAGGGGTTAAAATTTGATGATATGCTTGGCGATGAACGCCTTATAGACCTACTTTTAAAACCGACTAGAATTTATGTGTCTGAATTTTTAGCTTTAAAGGACAAAATCAACGCTTTAGCCCATATCACGGGTGGCGGCTTAGTTGAAAATCTACCACGGGTTTTCCCTGAAGGGCTTGGCGCAAGGATAGATAAAAGTGCTATCAAAATGCCAAAAATTTATAAAATTTTTAACGGCATAGTAGATGAAAGCGAGCTTTACCGCACATTTAATACTGGTGTTGGAATGGTACTAGTCGTTTCAAAAGAAAATCTTGACTTTGTCCTAAAAAATAGCGATGGCTACGCTATCGGCGAAGTTATAAAAGCTAAAGGCGTAGAGCTAGTATAG
- a CDS encoding carbon starvation protein A, with translation MLWFFFCLALLVVAYFTYGKIVEKIFVINPNRKTPAHELADGVDYMSMSNTKVFLIQLLNIAGLGPVFGPILGALYGPVAMLWIVIGCIFAGAVHDYFSGMLSVRSNGASVPSVVGDHLGKWAKHFMNVFALLLLVLVGVVFVTGPAKLLSNLTSLNVLTWVGIIFAYYILATLMPISKVIGRFYPFFGALLLFMSFGLTIGLIMSDKQFYSYGLDFMTNFDTKGLPIWPLLFVTISCGAISGFHATQSPLMARCIADEKSGRMIFYGAMILEGAIALIWCTLGLSFYESSAALQEVISKSTPAGVVHEISTALLGGVGGIIAILGVVILPITSGDTAFRSARLIIADFFNMQQKDISKRLLISIPLFAVGIVLSQVDFQTIWRYFGWANQTTAAIMLWTASAYLYKSGKFHWITTVPALFMTAVVMTYLAYEKIGFGLDMTVSTVIGIVCSVVLLVLFFRLPKNAISE, from the coding sequence ATGCTTTGGTTCTTTTTCTGCTTGGCATTGCTTGTAGTGGCATACTTTACATATGGAAAGATTGTTGAGAAAATTTTCGTCATCAATCCAAACCGCAAAACACCAGCTCATGAGCTGGCTGATGGGGTTGATTACATGAGTATGTCAAATACAAAGGTTTTTCTCATACAGCTTTTAAATATCGCTGGTCTTGGGCCAGTTTTTGGTCCGATATTAGGCGCTCTTTATGGGCCAGTGGCCATGCTTTGGATAGTGATTGGCTGTATATTTGCTGGGGCGGTGCATGATTATTTTTCAGGCATGCTAAGCGTTAGGTCAAATGGCGCGTCTGTACCAAGCGTGGTTGGCGATCATCTTGGTAAATGGGCGAAGCACTTTATGAATGTCTTTGCACTTTTGCTTTTGGTGCTTGTTGGAGTTGTGTTTGTTACGGGCCCTGCAAAGCTACTTTCAAATTTAACATCACTTAATGTCTTGACTTGGGTCGGAATCATCTTTGCCTACTATATCCTAGCAACACTTATGCCTATAAGTAAGGTTATCGGCCGTTTTTATCCATTTTTTGGAGCGTTGCTGTTGTTTATGTCATTTGGACTTACGATAGGGCTCATTATGAGCGATAAGCAGTTTTACTCATACGGGCTTGACTTTATGACAAATTTTGATACAAAAGGGCTACCGATATGGCCACTGCTTTTTGTTACTATCTCGTGCGGCGCAATATCTGGCTTTCACGCTACACAGTCACCACTAATGGCTCGTTGTATAGCAGACGAAAAGTCAGGGCGTATGATATTTTATGGGGCGATGATACTTGAGGGCGCGATAGCGCTTATTTGGTGTACTCTTGGTCTTAGCTTTTATGAGTCGTCCGCAGCACTTCAAGAGGTTATAAGCAAATCAACTCCAGCTGGCGTTGTGCATGAAATTTCAACAGCACTTCTTGGCGGTGTCGGTGGTATCATTGCTATTTTAGGTGTGGTCATTTTACCGATAACTTCTGGAGATACTGCATTTAGATCAGCAAGACTTATTATCGCTGACTTTTTTAATATGCAACAAAAAGATATATCAAAACGCTTGCTTATCTCTATACCACTTTTTGCTGTTGGCATAGTGCTTTCACAGGTTGATTTCCAAACGATTTGGCGATATTTTGGCTGGGCAAATCAAACCACAGCAGCCATCATGCTCTGGACAGCTTCGGCATATCTTTATAAGAGTGGAAAATTTCACTGGATCACTACAGTACCAGCGCTGTTTATGACGGCTGTTGTGATGACATATCTAGCGTATGAAAAGATAGGTTTTGGACTTGATATGACAGTTTCAACCGTTATCGGTATAGTTTGTTCTGTTGTGCTTTTGGTTCTATTTTTTAGACTGCCTAAAAATGCTATAAGTGAGTAA
- a CDS encoding anaerobic ribonucleoside-triphosphate reductase activating protein, giving the protein MLNPIHSLTPFTMTDYPDKIAAVAWFAGCNMRCVYCYNTPIVLESGNISTEEFCKFLDKRKNRLDGIVFSGGECSISPAFLELAREVKKRNFALKVDTNGSNLDVLKQAISEGLIDYIALDFKATKEKFKSISGSHLYENFIQTLEFLLLINFDFEVRTTLHADFLDENDISKMAEILEQKGYKKSYFLQNFLDTKENFGKISTPKNSFDVDKIRSQIPIKLRNF; this is encoded by the coding sequence TTGCTAAATCCCATACACTCACTAACTCCATTTACCATGACTGATTATCCTGATAAGATAGCAGCTGTTGCGTGGTTTGCAGGGTGCAATATGCGCTGTGTGTATTGCTATAACACACCTATCGTGCTAGAAAGTGGCAACATAAGCACCGAGGAATTTTGTAAATTTTTAGATAAACGCAAAAACAGACTTGATGGCATAGTTTTTAGCGGTGGAGAGTGCAGCATATCGCCTGCTTTTTTAGAGCTTGCTCGTGAGGTAAAAAAGCGAAATTTTGCACTTAAAGTTGATACAAATGGCTCAAACTTAGATGTGCTAAAACAAGCCATAAGCGAGGGTTTGATAGATTACATTGCACTTGATTTTAAGGCAACAAAGGAAAAATTTAAAAGCATAAGTGGCTCTCATTTGTATGAAAATTTTATTCAGACTTTAGAATTTTTGCTATTAATAAATTTTGATTTTGAGGTTAGAACGACTTTGCATGCTGACTTTTTAGATGAAAATGACATATCAAAAATGGCTGAGATTTTGGAGCAAAAGGGCTATAAAAAAAGTTATTTTTTACAAAATTTTTTAGATACTAAAGAAAATTTTGGCAAAATTTCTACGCCTAAAAATAGCTTTGATGTGGATAAAATTCGCTCACAAATACCTATAAAATTAAGAAATTTTTAG
- a CDS encoding low molecular weight protein-tyrosine-phosphatase, with amino-acid sequence MKILFICHGNICRSTMAEFVMRNLLEQNALDGEISAFSMATHTDEIGEPPYYETLRILRENNLKDYPHKATQVKNSDYDKYDLILCMDDENMQTLGKIFAGKDMKKVKFLLEYAMQNEDKPLKHADLIIADPYYTRNFERCFYDVSRACKGLLAQILKSKP; translated from the coding sequence ATGAAAATTTTATTTATCTGTCATGGAAATATCTGTCGCTCAACAATGGCTGAGTTTGTTATGAGAAATTTACTAGAGCAAAATGCCTTAGATGGTGAAATTTCAGCATTTTCTATGGCAACACATACAGATGAGATAGGCGAGCCACCATACTATGAAACTCTTAGAATTTTGCGTGAAAATAACCTAAAAGACTATCCGCATAAAGCCACTCAAGTTAAAAACTCAGACTATGATAAATACGACCTTATTCTTTGTATGGATGATGAAAATATGCAAACTTTAGGCAAAATTTTTGCTGGAAAAGATATGAAAAAAGTTAAATTTTTACTCGAGTATGCTATGCAAAATGAAGATAAACCCCTAAAACATGCAGATCTTATCATCGCTGATCCGTATTACACTAGAAATTTTGAGCGATGTTTTTATGATGTAAGTCGTGCCTGCAAGGGGCTTTTAGCTCAAATTTTAAAATCTAAACCATAA
- a CDS encoding copper resistance protein CopD: protein MQAIYPYAKLVHIICAIIFLGYIFFDVVIFSRLKNILGDEFEPVKAAITSKAIKIMPLCLLLLILSGGMMMSTWVGSKAGGYFETTLQTLLMIKVILALILACGVIFNLSHRALGKQPPKFMRENLHTVAFIFGFAIVILAKAMFMV from the coding sequence ATGCAAGCTATATATCCATATGCAAAGCTCGTGCATATCATCTGTGCGATCATTTTTTTAGGTTACATCTTTTTTGATGTTGTTATATTTTCTCGTCTTAAAAATATTTTAGGCGATGAATTTGAGCCTGTAAAAGCTGCCATAACTTCAAAAGCTATAAAGATCATGCCACTTTGCCTACTTTTACTTATACTTTCAGGTGGTATGATGATGAGTACATGGGTTGGATCAAAAGCTGGTGGATACTTTGAAACAACGCTTCAAACACTTCTTATGATAAAAGTTATTTTGGCATTAATACTGGCTTGTGGTGTCATTTTTAATCTCTCACATCGTGCATTAGGCAAGCAGCCACCGAAATTTATGCGTGAAAATTTGCATACTGTTGCATTTATTTTTGGTTTTGCGATAGTTATTTTAGCAAAAGCAATGTTTATGGTTTAG